AGCGACCCGTCGCGGCTCGTGACCATGCACTCCCTCGACGACGAGGAGGCGGCGCCGGAGGGTCACAGCACCCTCTACGTCCTGGAGCCGGTGCCCCACCTCGAGGTCGGCAGCATCGACTGGGAGGCGCAGTCGACCCGCGACATGATGCGCGAGCGCCTGCTCGGCTTCCTGCAGGAGAACGGCTACCCCACCGACATCGTCACCGAGGAGCTCGTCACCCCGGCCGACTGGCACGACCAGGGCATGGCGGCCGGCACCCCCTTCGCGCTGGCGCACACCTTCCCGCAGACCGGGCCGTTCCGCCCCAACAACATCGACCGGCGGGTGCCGGGGCTGGTCTTCGCCGGCTCCGGGACGGTGCCCGGCGTCGGGGTCCCGATGGTGCTGCCCTCCGGACGGCTGGCGGCCCAGCGGGTAGGCCAGATGCTGGGTCGTCCGGCCTGACCCGGGCCCTGCGAGGCCTCACCAGGGTCCGGCGCCACGTCGTGTCAGGCGGGCATCGACTGGGTGCTCGTCCCCGCGTCGACGAGCTGGTCTCCCCGGCCGTGCATGTATCGCGCCGTGGTGGCGTCATGGTGCTGGAGGTAGACACGCGTACGCGGGGCCAGGACCCGGAGGCCGCCGAGGGCGAGCACGGCGTCCGTGGGCGTGGCCTGCGCCGACCGGTCCCGGCGCAGCTGCGTCCAGGCGGTGCGCACCTGCTCCCAGTGCCGCGCCGCGACGGCGAAGGATGCCGGGCAGACCAGCGGGTCGGGGTCGTGCGCGCCGTCCTGCCGGGTGGCCGTCCAGGCCGCCAGCTCCCTCGACACGGGGTAGCCCAGAGGACCCGGCGGCAGGAGGTCCAGCACCTCGGCCTCGAGCACGGTCGGCGGCCCGTCGACGGCCGGGCCCGCGAGCTCGGCGTAGGCCTCGAGGAGGCCGGTGGCGGGAATGCTGCGGACGTCGAGGAAGATCAGCACCTCGACGTCGGCGGTCGCCGCCTCGTCCATCGCCATGAGCATCGCCCGGTGCTGCCACCCGCACGGGGTCCGGGGCATCTGCATCCGGGGCACCCGGGTCTCCCACCGGTCGGACCGGATGGGCAGACGGTTGCGGGTCAGCTCCCGGTCACTGACCGAGGCCACCACGTGCACGTCGGGGGGCCACGTGCTGAGGGACAACCCGTCGACCTGCCCCAGCAGGGCCTCGTGCTCGTGGTGCACCACAGTGGCGACGGCGGTACGCGGGCGGGCAGGGGCAGCGGTGGGTGAGCCTGCAGGGCGCGGCGTCGTCCTGCCTCGCACCGTGCGACGGAACGGCCCACCGGCCGTGTCCTGACGCGTGACCGGTTGCTGTATCGGACTCGTGCTGGTCATGCTGCTCTCCCTCGTGGACGGTCGGCGCCCTGCACATGGGGAGAAGGAAGGTGCTGCTGCATCCGTCACAGCACGAAACCCCGTCCCTGCGGCACCATCAGACGTGTGATGATCAGCTGCCGGGTCCGGGGCAACGGCCGTCACCATGGGCGACGACAGAAGAAAACTACAGGGCGGTCTGGCGCGGGGCAAGCGAGAACGTGGCGTCCGACGCTGCCGGGTTCGGCTGCTCAGGCGCGGGTGTCGGGCGGACGTCGCGCAGGCCCGAGGGTGGCCCGCACCAACGCCGCGCGCCCGGCGGGGGGCATTGCGGCGAACATCCCCCACATGGCCGCCCCCAGCGACCCGGACCCGGCGTCCCGGGCCATGACGGCCCGCTGGCGGTGCACCGGCAGGGTGCCGAAGGCCTCGAAGAGCGCGACGGTACCGGCGGTGTCGAGCCGCAGGAGCGCGCGCAGCCCGGCCTGCCGGAGCAGGTCCCCGGGGCGTGCCGGGTCGGCGACCGAGGGCGCCTCTCCTGCTGCGAGCCGGTCGGCGAGCGACCGCGCCGAGCGCAGCGAGTGCGCCACCGAGTAGCCGGTGACGAGGTGGCCCCCGCGACCGGCCGTGCCGACGGCGAGGGTGTCGGGAGGCGCAGGCTCGTCCCGCCCGCGCATGGGGATCCAGACCGTCTCCCGGGCGAGGGGGTCCTCGACCGCCCCGGCCCGGACACCCCTCCGCAGGAGCCGTCGGCGCAGCCGCTCACGCAGCGCCGGGACCCCCAGCGCGGGGGAGGCGGCGAGGCAGGTCTCCTCCAGCAGGACCCGATCCTCGTCCAGCGGGAGGGCGTAGAGGAAGCTCGGCACACCCCGCGGGGAGTCGGGAGCCTCCGACCAGTCGGTGCTCCAGTCCATGAGGATCCCCTCGGCACCGGCCAGCGCCGGCGCCGCGTCCGCACGGTCCACCACGATGCCGTACGCGGTCTGCGCGGGAGCCGGGTCCTGCGGCCGCCGCCCGGCCGGGCGCGCGCCGCGCGCGTCCACCACGACCCTCGCCTCGGCGGCCAGCCCGCTCACGCCGGCGTCGTCCAGCCGGGCCTCGCGCAGCTCGACCCCGTCCAGCGGCAGGGCGGCCTGCAGCGCCGCGTTGTCGAGCACGGCATACGCCCGGGGCAGCCGGTGGCGGCCCCGTGCCCACAGCTCGGGCACCTCGATCCGCTGCCGCACGACCCCGGGTGGCAGACCGACCAGCTCCTCGGTCCACGCGCCGTAGGTCGGGGTCCAGGCAGCTCCCGGTCGCGGGTCGACCGCGAGCACGGACAGGCCCCGGGCCGCGCAGGCCGACGCCAGGGCTCGTCCGGCCGGGCCGAGCCCGACGATCGCCACGTCCTTCACGCGCGTCTCACCTCCGGCGCCGACCCTAGCCGCACTAGGCTGACGCCATGCATTCCGGAGCGTCGGCGGCCGACCCCCACCTGGAGCTCGGCTACGAACGGTGCCGGGAGCTGACCAAGAGGCACGGGACCACCTACTACTGGGGTGCCCGGCTGCTGGCCCCGGAGCAGCGCCGCGACGTCTACGCCGTCTACGCGCTCTGCCGCCTGGCCGACGACATCGTCGACGAGCCCGAGACGGTCGACGTGCCCGTGCCCGCCGACCCCGACCCGGGGGTCCGGCTGCGCGGCTTCGAGCAGCTCTTCACCGACGCGCTCGCGCAGGGCGGCTCCGCCGACCCGGTCATGGCGGCGGTCGCCGACAGTCTGCGGCGCCGCGGCACCGACCCCGAGTGCTTCGACCGCTTCTTCCGCGCCATGGAGCTCGACCTCACCCGGGAGACCTGGGCCAGCTGGGAGGAGCTGCGCGACGGCTACATGGAAGGCTCGGCCGCCGTCATCGGCGAGATGATGCTGCCGGTCCTCGAGCCGCACGACCCGGCCGCCAAGGGCCCGGCCCGGTCCCTCGGGCTGGCCTTCCAGCTCACCAACTTCCTGCGCGACGTCGGCGAGGACCTCGACCGGGGGCGCGTCTACCTCCCGCAGGACGACCTCGCCCGGCACGGCGCCGACCCGCACGAGCGTCGGGTGACGCCGCAGTGGCGCACGATGATGGCCGAGCAGATCGAGCGCAACCGCGGTCTCTACGCCCACGCCTCGCAGGGCGTCGCCATGCTGCCGGCGCGCAGCGCCCGGTGCGTGGCCACGGCGCTGCGCATGTACGCCCTCATCCTCGACCGGATCGAGGCTGCCGACTACGACGTCTTCACCGAGCGCCGCCGTGTGCCGCGCCCGGTGAAGGTCGCGCTGCTCGCCGACGTGCTGGCCCGTGGCCCGCTGCGGCGGCTCCCCGGACCCGTGGGCGCGCGGTGAGAGGTATGCCCTCGCTCCCCCCGCTGCCGCACCCGCACCTCATCGTGCTGCGCTCGGCGGCGACGCTCGTGCTGAGCGCGGTCGTGGCGCAGGCCGGGTGGGCGGCGGCCTTCATCGGCGGTGAGTTCGGCTACCGGGTGTTCCACGAGGTGGGGGCCTGGGTCACCCTGGCGCTGACGGTGGCCTGCGCGCTGGTCTACCTCGTCCTGCGCGCCTCGGCCGGGCCGGTCAACGTCACCCTCGCGGTCCTGCTCGCGGCGCTGGTGGCGGTCCAGACCGGGCTGGGGTCCTCCGGCGTCGTGGCCCCCCACGTCTTCCTCGGCGTGCTCATCGCCATGGTGGCCACCGCGCTGACGTCGTGGACCTACCGTCACACGCTCCCGGAGGGGAGCGTCAGCTCGAAGCCCCGCAGCCAGTAGCCCTCGATGAGGTGGTCCCAGCCCAGCTCGGGCTCGGCGACCAGCCGCGGGTGGTGCGCGAGCAGCCGCACCAGCAGCGCGTCCGACTCCAGCAGCGCCAGGGGCTGACCCGGGCACTTGTGCTCGCCGTCGCCGAAGGCGAGGCCGTAGCCGGCGGTGCCCCGCGGCATACCGCGGCCGGGGCACAGCTGCTGGGGGTCGGCGCCGACCGCCTCGGGGTCGGTGTTGGTGGCGCGCACGCACACGTCCACGAGGTCTCCGGGCGGGATCGTCCAGGTCTGCTCACCGTCGGTGATCTCGACGGGCTGACGGACCCGGCGGTAGAGGTGGCCGACGACCGGCTCGAGCCGGATGATCTCCTCCAGGACCGCCAGCCGCTCAGGCTGCTCCGCCGCCAGGTAGCGCTCCCGCAGGGCGTCGTCCCCGAGCAGGTGCCAGGCGGCCATGACGATGAACTCCCGCGTCGTCACCATGCCCGCGGTGCCGTAGGTGACGCACTCGACGAGGATGCTCGTGCGGCTGTAGCCCTCGTCGAGCAGGTGGCTGATGATGTCGGTGCGGCGCCGGCGGCGCCGCGCCCGGATGGCCGGACGGACGTCGTGCCACCACAGCCGGGCGACCGGCCACAACCCGTTGCGGGCCGCCCGGGCCCAGTCCCGGCGGCTACGCCCCAGGTCGTCGCGGGCGATGTCGAAGGGCGGCTGGTTGAAGAACGACACCAGCCGCCGCGAGAGCCCCGGCACGTCGGACTCGGTCAGCCCGACCAGCTCGGCGGTGACCTCGACGGTGTAGTGCAGCGCGGCCTCGTCGAGCCGGCACCGGCCGCTCTCCAGGGCCTGGGCCACCGTGCGGTCGGCCACCTGGGCCATGAGGTCGCCGTAGCGCTCGGTCACGACGGCCGGGGCGAGGAACCGCGCCACCTTGCGCCGCTGGTCGTCATGCGTGGGGCCGTCCGAGACGAGGACCGGGTGGTGCTCGAGACGGCCCTGGGGGATGGCCTCGGCGGTGAACCCGGCCTGGGTCGTCGCGTGCCGCGCCCGGAGCAGCTGGCGTGCGGGCTGCAGCGCGCGCAGCCGCCACACCGTGCTGACCCCGGGCCGGCCCCCGGCGTCCACCCGCTCCACCCGGGGGGTCGCCGGCTCCTCGGGGCGGCGCGCCCGCCGGGCCCCCTCGGCGCCCGGGCCGCCCTCGTCGGGGTGCGCGGGGCAGCTCATCGGGACAGGTAGCGCCCGGGGCGCAGGATGCCCTGCAGCGGGACGGTCCAGACGTCCTCGCCCTGCGCGCCCCAGCCGGCGAGCAGCTCGTTGGCCGCGAGCACCCCGGTCACGGCAGCGCGCTCCATGAGGGCCACCGGCCAGTCCACCCGCACGCCGTCGCCGGCGAGGGTGAGACCCGGGTGGGGCGTGGTGACGGTCGGCCGGTCGCGCCAGGGGCCGGTGCCGACCAGGCCGCAGTCGTCGTCGACGAGCAGCTCCTCGTGCCGGACCGTCAGCGCCGCGGTCTCGGGGTAGACCTCGTGCAGGGAGCGCAGCAGGCGCTCGCGGACGGCCGCGGTGTCGACGCCCCGCTCGCCGTCGCCGTCCGTCGCCGCCAGGGACGGGTCGCGGGCCGGGTCCACGGCATACGCGTGCAGCTCGACGACCGATCCGCCGTGCTCGGCGGACCAGCGTGCGGCGCCGGACTCGAAGCGCTCCAGCACGGTGACGTTGTCGAGCAGGTCGTAGCCGCTGGTGCCGAGGAAGGCCTCCCGGCCCTCGGCGACGTGCCCGTCCAGCCACACCCGCAGGACGACGAAGGGTGGTGCGTTGCGGCCGTCGGCCAGCCGCCGCTGCCAGTCTTCCTGGTCCGCGTCGTGGGCCGGCAGTCCCGCAGCCAGGGCCCGGGTCGTCCGGGGGTCGGTGGCCAGGACCACGGCGTCCGCGTCGAGGGTCTCGCCGTCCTCGAGCCGCACCCGCCACGGGGAGCCCTCGTCGTCCGCGGGCGCCTCGAGGTCCTGCACGCGGGTGCCGGTGCGCACGTCCGCGCCGTGGGCGAGGAGGTAGCGGTGCAGCGGCTCCCACAGCACGGTGTCGTAGTCGTCGTCCGGGACGTCGAAGAGCAGCCCCTCGGAGGAGCCGGTGAAGTAGGCGTGGAACATGCCCACCAGCTCCCCGGCGCCGAACTCGTCCGGGTGCGCGAAGAAGGACCGGGCGAAGACCTCCAGCGCCAGGTGCCGGGCGCCCTCGGGGAAGCGCAGCCGGTCCAGGAACGCCTGTGCCGACTCCCCGTCGTAGCGCTCGTGGCTCTCGGGGTAGGAGACGTCGATGAGCTCCACCGCGCTGGGCAGGTGCACCGAGGCCAGGCCGCGCAGCGGGAAGGTGGGGCTGCGGACCACGAAGGTCGCGAGGTTGGCGGGCGGGCTGGCGGGCAGGACCGCGAAGGAGTCCGTGAGGCCGTCACCCCGGCGCAGCGGGTAGTCGGGGACGGGGACGAGGTGGGCCAGGGTCGGGTCGACGCGGCGCAGCAGCGAGCGCAGCGTGTAGTACTGCCGGAAGAAGGCGTGGAAGCCCCGCGACATGGTGCGGTCGTCCTCGAGCGGCCACGCGCGGACCCGCCCACCGAGCTGGTCCTGGGCCTCGACGAGGGTCACCTGCGCCCCGCGCTCGGCGAGCACGGTGGCCGCGGCGATGCCCGCGATGCCGCCGCCGACCACGACCACCCGACGCGGCTCCCGGACCCTCGCCGTCCCGGCGGGGCCGGGATGGCGCACGGCGCGCCGGTCGCGCCCGGGCGGGATCGGACGCGTGCTCACGACGTCTCCCCCTCGTGCGGACGGCGGGCGAGCACGGTGTGCAGGATGCCGCGCTGCCACCCCCGGGGCGTGCTCCACCGCAGGTCCACCAGGCCGGCACGGTGCAGCCGCGCCGCCAGCTCGCCGGTGGAGTCGTTGTCCAGGACGCTGCGCCGCAGGTAGGCGTAGATCGCCGGGTTGCCGCGGGTGAGCGCCGCGAGCGGGGTGACCACGAGACGGCAGACCGCCGACCAGGTCAGCGCCGCCCGACGGTCCCCCTTGACGTGGTAGTCCTGCAGCGCCACCCAGCCCCCGGGGCGCACCTGGTCGACGATGGCGGCCACCACGTCGTCCCGCTGCCCGGCCGGCACGTTGCGCAGGAGGTATGCCGCGAGCACCCCGTCCGCGGTGCCGTCCAGCTCGGCGGCCGCCACGACCGGCAGGTCCTGGGCGAGCGCGTGCACGAAGCTGACGCCGGGCGGCCACTCCTTGGCGCGGGCCTGCGCCAGCATGCCCGCGGACGCGTCCAGGCCGACGATGCGTGCCCGGGGGCCGGCCGCCCCGACGAGGGCACCGGTCGACAGGCCGGAGCCGCACCCGAGGTCCCACAGCACGAGGGGGCCCTCCGGCAGGGCGCCCACCAGGTCGGCGGCGGCGCCGGCCAGGGCGCCGTGGTAGCCCGGGTTGAGCCGGGTCAGCAGGTCGTAGCGGCCCGCCGCGCGGTCGAACTCCTCGTCCAGCCGCGCCGTCGTCCTGCGCCCGGTCCTCGAAACGTCAGCCACGCTGCTCAGCCTATGCTGCGCCCCCGGCGCGGCGGCGCAGGTCACCCCGCAGGTCACCCCGCAGGGACGACAGATGTCACGGGTGCCGCCCCGTCCGACACCCTAGGTTGGTCGCCATGACCACTCCCGTGCTCGAGGTCGAGGGGCTGCGCCGCTCCTTCGGTCAGGCCACCGCCGTCGACGGCGTCAGCCTCAGCATCGCCCCCGGCGAGACGATGGGCCTCCTCGGGCCCAACGGCGCGGGCAAGACGACGACGATCTCGATGATCGCCGGGCTGCTGCGACCGGACGGCGGGTCGGTGCGCATCCAGGGGGTCGACATGGGCAGCGACCCCCTCGCCGCCAAGCGCCACCTGGGCCTCGTGCCGCAGGACCTGGCGATCTACCCCGAGCTCTCGGCACGCAGCAACCTGTCCTTCTTCGGTCGGCTGCAGGGCATGCGGGGGTCCACCCTGCGGCGTCGGGTCGCCGAGGTGCTGGAGGTCGTCGGCCTCACCGACCGCGCCACGGGAGCCAGCAAGACCTTCTCGGGGGGGATGAAGCGCCGGCTCAACATCGCCATCGGGCTGCTGCACGAGCCGCGGCTGCTCATCCTCGACGAGCCCACGGTCGGCGTCGACCCGCAGTCGCGCAACGCCATCCTGGAGTCGGTCGAGGCGCTGTCCGGGGAGGGGATGGCGGTGCTGTACACCACCCACTACATGGAGGAGGCGGAGCGGCTCTGCGACCGGATCGGCATCATCGACGCGGGTCGGGTCATCGCCGAGGGCACCCGGGACTCCCTGGTCGAGCTCACCGGCCGCACCGACACCGTGACCCTGGCCGGCGACGGCCCGCTGGAGGAGGTCGAGGCGGCGGTGGGCGCCATACCCGCCGTGCGCGAGGTCCACCGGGTCGCCGGCGAGGGACGCCTCGTCATGGTGGTGCAGGGGGCACCGCAGGCGATCAGCGCGATCGTGGCCACCGCCACCGCGGCGGGGATGGCGCTGCGCGACGTCGAGATCAACCGGCCCGACCTCGAGTCCGTCTTCCTGCACCTCACCGGCAAGGCGCTGCGGGACTGAGCATGCGACGCGTCCTGGTCATGGTGGGCTCGGACCTGCGGCAGCAGGTGCTGGACCGGTCGGTCTTCATCTTCGGCCTCGCCGTGCCGCTGGCGCTCATGTGGGTCTTCTCCCTCGTCTTCGCGCCGCTCACCCAGGACCTGGAGCCGGTCAGCGTCGCGGTGAGCGGACCGGCGGACGACCCGCTGACCCAGACCCTCAGGGAGACCCTGGGCGGGCTGGACGGAGCGGTGGACGTGACGGTCGTCGAGGCGGAGCCCGCCGACGTGCCGGGCCTGCTCGACGACGGCGAGGTGGGGGCGGCGGTCGCCGTCCCGGCCGGCTTCTCCGGCGCGCTCGCGGACGGCGCGGCACCGTCGGTGCGCGTGCGCCTCTCCGACTCGGTCGGCCTCGAGGGCGACGTCGTCACCGCGGTCGTGGACGGGGTGCTGCGGCAGTTCACCGCCACGGCGCGGACCGCCGCCGCCGCGGAGGAGCTGGGCGCGGGGCCCGGGCAGGTCGAGGCGGCGCTCTCCTCCGACGACGCGACCGGCCCCTCCGTCCGGTGGACGGCCGGCGCCGCGGACGACGAGCAGCTGTCCGCACGGGAGGGCATCGTCGCCGGGCAGGCCGGCTTCTTCCTGCTCTTCACCGTGGGCTTCGGGGTCCTCGGGCTGGTCGTCGAGCGGGAGTGGGGCACGCTCGCGCGGCTGCTGTCGATGCCCATCCCCGCGTGGTGGGTGCCGTTGTCCAAGGGGTTGTCGAGCTGGGTGCTGGGGGTCCTGGCGACCGGGGTGCTGCTGCTCGCCGGCGCCGTCCTCTTCGACGACGTGCACCTCGGCTCGCCTGGGGTGATCGCCGTGCTCCTCATGGCCGTCGTGGCCGCGGCGACCTCGATCATGTTCGTCATCGCCCGGGTCGCGCGCACCGCCGAGCAGGCGGGGGTGGCGCAGACCATCGTCGCGATCACCCTCGGCATGAGCGGCGGCTCCTTCTTCCGGGTGGGCTCCGAGGGGGTCCTCGGCCAGGTGCTGCAGCTCAACCCGGTCACCGCGCTGGGCCGCGGGCTCGGCATCACCTCCGGCGGCGGGGGCGTGACCGACCTGCTCCCGGTCCTCGCGGCCATGGGGCTGATGTGCGTGGCGATGACCGCGCTGGCCGTGCTGGTGCCGGGACGGAGGGACGTGCTGTGAGGGCGGTGCTGGCCATCTCGTGGGTGGAGCTGCGGCGCTTCTTCGCCGACCGGTCCAACCTGTTCTTCGTCCTCGTCCTCCCGCTGGCCATGGTCGCGGTCATCGGCTGGCAGTTCGGCAGCGACCGGACGGGGGCGCCCGTCTCGGTGCACGGACCGGGAGGTGCGGCGACGCAGGCCCTCGTCGCCGGGTGGGAGGACGCCGGCCTCGAGGTCACTTCCCGGGACTCGGCCGAGCGCGCCCGCGAGGACGTTTCCCGCGGCAGCGCCGAGGTCGCGGTGCTCGTCGACGCGGAGGCGGAGACGGCATACCGCGACGGCGTCCCGCTGGACCTGCAGGTCGTCAGCGGCTCCTCCTCCCAGGCCCCGGCCGTGGCCGAGGTGGTCCGGGCGCAGGCGGAGGCGGTCGCCCTCGAGGCCACGCAGGTCTCCCTGCTGGAGGGGTTCGGGGAGGAGCCCGCGGCGCGCGCGGCGCTGGACGACGCCGCGCGCCGGGTCCCCCCGGCCCGGCTGCTCGTGCAGCAGCCGCAGGACCCGGTGGCCGTGGCGTTCGAGGGGGCCGAGCGCTTCGACGGGGGTGCGGTCGCCCAGCTGCTGCTCTTCGTCTTCCTCAGCACCCTCAACGCCTCGGCGTCCCTCATCA
This genomic window from Serinicoccus chungangensis contains:
- a CDS encoding methyltransferase domain-containing protein, which gives rise to MADVSRTGRRTTARLDEEFDRAAGRYDLLTRLNPGYHGALAGAAADLVGALPEGPLVLWDLGCGSGLSTGALVGAAGPRARIVGLDASAGMLAQARAKEWPPGVSFVHALAQDLPVVAAAELDGTADGVLAAYLLRNVPAGQRDDVVAAIVDQVRPGGWVALQDYHVKGDRRAALTWSAVCRLVVTPLAALTRGNPAIYAYLRRSVLDNDSTGELAARLHRAGLVDLRWSTPRGWQRGILHTVLARRPHEGETS
- a CDS encoding lycopene cyclase family protein, which gives rise to MKDVAIVGLGPAGRALASACAARGLSVLAVDPRPGAAWTPTYGAWTEELVGLPPGVVRQRIEVPELWARGRHRLPRAYAVLDNAALQAALPLDGVELREARLDDAGVSGLAAEARVVVDARGARPAGRRPQDPAPAQTAYGIVVDRADAAPALAGAEGILMDWSTDWSEAPDSPRGVPSFLYALPLDEDRVLLEETCLAASPALGVPALRERLRRRLLRRGVRAGAVEDPLARETVWIPMRGRDEPAPPDTLAVGTAGRGGHLVTGYSVAHSLRSARSLADRLAAGEAPSVADPARPGDLLRQAGLRALLRLDTAGTVALFEAFGTLPVHRQRAVMARDAGSGSLGAAMWGMFAAMPPAGRAALVRATLGPARRPPDTRA
- a CDS encoding ABC transporter permease, which produces MRAVLAISWVELRRFFADRSNLFFVLVLPLAMVAVIGWQFGSDRTGAPVSVHGPGGAATQALVAGWEDAGLEVTSRDSAERAREDVSRGSAEVAVLVDAEAETAYRDGVPLDLQVVSGSSSQAPAVAEVVRAQAEAVALEATQVSLLEGFGEEPAARAALDDAARRVPPARLLVQQPQDPVAVAFEGAERFDGGAVAQLLLFVFLSTLNASASLIKARRDGVVRRTLAAPVTTAQAMAGLTAGRVVIALVQGGYIMTASSLLFGVRWGSLGVALLVLLVFALVAAGTAMVIGVLVDSEGAASGLAVGAGLVIGAVGGSMVPLELYSDSLRRVARLTPHAWANDAMAQLQRRGADLADVLPQLGVLAAMAVGVLLLGSVLLRRSLARAM
- a CDS encoding NAD(P)/FAD-dependent oxidoreductase, with amino-acid sequence MSTRPIPPGRDRRAVRHPGPAGTARVREPRRVVVVGGGIAGIAAATVLAERGAQVTLVEAQDQLGGRVRAWPLEDDRTMSRGFHAFFRQYYTLRSLLRRVDPTLAHLVPVPDYPLRRGDGLTDSFAVLPASPPANLATFVVRSPTFPLRGLASVHLPSAVELIDVSYPESHERYDGESAQAFLDRLRFPEGARHLALEVFARSFFAHPDEFGAGELVGMFHAYFTGSSEGLLFDVPDDDYDTVLWEPLHRYLLAHGADVRTGTRVQDLEAPADDEGSPWRVRLEDGETLDADAVVLATDPRTTRALAAGLPAHDADQEDWQRRLADGRNAPPFVVLRVWLDGHVAEGREAFLGTSGYDLLDNVTVLERFESGAARWSAEHGGSVVELHAYAVDPARDPSLAATDGDGERGVDTAAVRERLLRSLHEVYPETAALTVRHEELLVDDDCGLVGTGPWRDRPTVTTPHPGLTLAGDGVRVDWPVALMERAAVTGVLAANELLAGWGAQGEDVWTVPLQGILRPGRYLSR
- a CDS encoding ABC transporter ATP-binding protein, which translates into the protein MTTPVLEVEGLRRSFGQATAVDGVSLSIAPGETMGLLGPNGAGKTTTISMIAGLLRPDGGSVRIQGVDMGSDPLAAKRHLGLVPQDLAIYPELSARSNLSFFGRLQGMRGSTLRRRVAEVLEVVGLTDRATGASKTFSGGMKRRLNIAIGLLHEPRLLILDEPTVGVDPQSRNAILESVEALSGEGMAVLYTTHYMEEAERLCDRIGIIDAGRVIAEGTRDSLVELTGRTDTVTLAGDGPLEEVEAAVGAIPAVREVHRVAGEGRLVMVVQGAPQAISAIVATATAAGMALRDVEINRPDLESVFLHLTGKALRD
- a CDS encoding phytoene/squalene synthase family protein, which gives rise to MHSGASAADPHLELGYERCRELTKRHGTTYYWGARLLAPEQRRDVYAVYALCRLADDIVDEPETVDVPVPADPDPGVRLRGFEQLFTDALAQGGSADPVMAAVADSLRRRGTDPECFDRFFRAMELDLTRETWASWEELRDGYMEGSAAVIGEMMLPVLEPHDPAAKGPARSLGLAFQLTNFLRDVGEDLDRGRVYLPQDDLARHGADPHERRVTPQWRTMMAEQIERNRGLYAHASQGVAMLPARSARCVATALRMYALILDRIEAADYDVFTERRRVPRPVKVALLADVLARGPLRRLPGPVGAR
- a CDS encoding cytochrome P450; the encoded protein is MSCPAHPDEGGPGAEGARRARRPEEPATPRVERVDAGGRPGVSTVWRLRALQPARQLLRARHATTQAGFTAEAIPQGRLEHHPVLVSDGPTHDDQRRKVARFLAPAVVTERYGDLMAQVADRTVAQALESGRCRLDEAALHYTVEVTAELVGLTESDVPGLSRRLVSFFNQPPFDIARDDLGRSRRDWARAARNGLWPVARLWWHDVRPAIRARRRRRRTDIISHLLDEGYSRTSILVECVTYGTAGMVTTREFIVMAAWHLLGDDALRERYLAAEQPERLAVLEEIIRLEPVVGHLYRRVRQPVEITDGEQTWTIPPGDLVDVCVRATNTDPEAVGADPQQLCPGRGMPRGTAGYGLAFGDGEHKCPGQPLALLESDALLVRLLAHHPRLVAEPELGWDHLIEGYWLRGFELTLPSGSV
- a CDS encoding ABC transporter permease; its protein translation is MRRVLVMVGSDLRQQVLDRSVFIFGLAVPLALMWVFSLVFAPLTQDLEPVSVAVSGPADDPLTQTLRETLGGLDGAVDVTVVEAEPADVPGLLDDGEVGAAVAVPAGFSGALADGAAPSVRVRLSDSVGLEGDVVTAVVDGVLRQFTATARTAAAAEELGAGPGQVEAALSSDDATGPSVRWTAGAADDEQLSAREGIVAGQAGFFLLFTVGFGVLGLVVEREWGTLARLLSMPIPAWWVPLSKGLSSWVLGVLATGVLLLAGAVLFDDVHLGSPGVIAVLLMAVVAAATSIMFVIARVARTAEQAGVAQTIVAITLGMSGGSFFRVGSEGVLGQVLQLNPVTALGRGLGITSGGGGVTDLLPVLAAMGLMCVAMTALAVLVPGRRDVL